A part of Candidatus Zixiibacteriota bacterium genomic DNA contains:
- a CDS encoding NAD-dependent epimerase/dehydratase family protein gives MKILVTGATGFIGTCLIRRLIPKGYRLRCLVRKTSRTRALAEREIELFIGDVTDKDTLIKAMTGCNRVLNLANVYSFWERDPRIYYEVNVEGTRKVMEAALEMGIDKVVHVSTAGIFGRPSEIPFSEESPVGPKRFSEYFRTKYEGDLIAWKLYKERHLPLVMIYPVAVLGPGDTKATGQYIARLINKRLPATVFENKRFTFVHVEDVAEAIIKAAEKENNFGEKYIIGNQCLTFGEINRMVSEIAGVALPGIRMPDFLTMINARLLTILANIIKKPPLWGMATDQMRVMKAEFVADGSKAEKELGITYTPIRNAIEETIISIRKNT, from the coding sequence TTGAAAATACTCGTCACAGGTGCAACGGGATTTATTGGCACTTGCCTTATACGCAGATTAATCCCGAAAGGATACCGTCTGCGCTGTCTGGTTCGAAAAACCAGTCGGACCAGGGCTTTGGCCGAGCGCGAAATTGAATTGTTTATAGGTGATGTTACCGATAAGGATACTCTGATAAAAGCCATGACCGGGTGCAACCGGGTGCTCAATCTCGCCAATGTGTACTCCTTTTGGGAACGCGACCCTCGAATATACTATGAAGTGAATGTCGAAGGTACGAGAAAGGTTATGGAAGCGGCGCTGGAAATGGGGATTGACAAGGTGGTTCATGTCAGTACGGCGGGCATTTTCGGCCGACCGTCCGAAATTCCTTTTTCCGAGGAAAGCCCGGTTGGTCCGAAACGCTTTTCCGAGTACTTCCGGACTAAGTACGAAGGGGATTTGATCGCCTGGAAGCTGTATAAGGAGCGACATCTACCGCTGGTCATGATCTATCCGGTGGCGGTCCTCGGCCCGGGTGACACCAAAGCAACCGGGCAATATATTGCACGCCTGATAAATAAAAGGCTCCCGGCCACGGTTTTCGAAAATAAAAGATTCACTTTTGTGCATGTTGAGGACGTGGCCGAAGCCATTATTAAGGCGGCGGAAAAAGAAAATAATTTTGGCGAGAAATATATAATAGGAAATCAATGTTTGACTTTCGGCGAAATAAACCGAATGGTAAGTGAAATTGCCGGTGTGGCCTTACCCGGAATACGAATGCCTGATTTTCTGACAATGATCAACGCCCGGTTGCTGACTATTCTGGCGAATATTATCAAAAAGCCGCCGTTATGGGGAATGGCCACGGACCAGATGCGAGTGATGAAGGCGGAATTTGTAGCCGATGGATCAAAAGCCGAAAAAGAACTGGGGATCACCTATACGCCAATAAGAAATGCAATTGAGGAAACCATAATTTCAATTCGCAAAAATACTTGA
- a CDS encoding nucleotidyltransferase domain-containing protein → MPYKGTNRYQTFLKAGRTITDKISRLNGVVGILGTGSIGRRFGDRHSDLDLIVYANREHVKNIDRLVSIGWIEYKGISYDIVVRTYEKALKAKSPSAYWTQVMRWDRQNSQILYDSDNRIRDLLKSKLVYPDREQKKLMARYHREIHEYLVFFPDMWATRGSLYNVVDALGRAVQSIILWIYAKNKVFEPFISKWLFYHLEEKTIPEHIYLKTLTRVFSGRVRNLEDALRCRDELLNLCNRIGLNWEVYNLNEVSERCQKNWVKISPESHRLLTW, encoded by the coding sequence AAGATTTCACGCCTCAATGGAGTGGTCGGTATCCTCGGAACCGGTTCCATCGGTCGCCGTTTTGGAGACAGGCATTCCGATCTGGATCTCATCGTCTATGCAAACAGGGAGCATGTTAAAAATATCGACCGGCTGGTGAGTATCGGCTGGATTGAGTACAAAGGCATTAGCTATGATATTGTGGTGAGAACATATGAAAAAGCCCTGAAGGCCAAATCGCCGTCGGCCTACTGGACCCAGGTGATGCGATGGGATCGCCAGAATTCGCAAATCTTATATGATTCCGACAATCGAATCAGAGATCTTCTTAAAAGCAAACTCGTTTATCCGGATCGGGAACAGAAAAAGCTGATGGCGCGTTATCACCGTGAGATCCACGAATACCTGGTTTTCTTTCCGGATATGTGGGCCACCCGGGGAAGCCTTTATAATGTGGTCGACGCCCTGGGCCGCGCCGTCCAGTCTATAATCCTCTGGATTTACGCCAAAAACAAGGTTTTTGAGCCATTCATTTCTAAATGGCTTTTCTACCATCTGGAAGAAAAAACCATTCCGGAGCATATTTATCTGAAGACTCTTACCAGAGTGTTTTCCGGCCGTGTGAGGAATCTGGAAGATGCTTTAAGATGCCGGGATGAGTTGCTGAATTTATGCAATCGGATAGGTCTAAACTGGGAAGTTTATAATTTAAACGAAGTCAGCGAACGGTGCCAAAAAAACTGGGTAAAAATCTCGCCTGAAAGCCACCGTTTGTTGACATGGTAA